One genomic window of Mercenaria mercenaria strain notata chromosome 2, MADL_Memer_1, whole genome shotgun sequence includes the following:
- the LOC123563576 gene encoding post-GPI attachment to proteins factor 4-like isoform X1, translating to MQVFQYWRRILTKFTNAKLFVRFYAVTFLIVVPFCSIIKLINDFQQVNAIISENGKRVTESKAVLSDMKPIFDTHGNFLSSSGFKNDQSCSLAISIITVSRDRNLTEADKPHYIIQSVAAFLRVIQQSGIDDIRIHFSVCNVDINPESHTDMRDIPKWITVYQRNAKPGSKYKSFFEKEKEDYIFCLQKGLEQNTSYMLVTEDDALPHSELLTVIKEKILTKEKCAFKQRNLQNVLYIKLFTNNRDTNFIRTWYKPTALLEFGIDMRVLYELILLSLVFTGILLIICKKYTKTRMSTYSKFLLIIYVICVLTFIERRNIRMVWRYILGISHEISSAPAGSFVAMLYPRDGVYNTVSYLSSSECSRVYAKDLVLNDMGRDHWKQVLYIEPSLFTHIGYKRSRHHTRF from the coding sequence gttTTTCAGTATTGGAGGAGGATTCtaacaaaatttacaaatgcCAAATTGTTTGTCAGATTTTATGCTGTGACATTTCTGATAGTTGTTCCATTCTGTAGTATAATTAAACTAATAAACGACTTTCAACAAGTAAACGCTATTATATCCGAAAACGGAAAAAGAGTTACTGAATCAAAAGCAGTTTTATCTGATATGAAGCCAATATTCGACACTCATGGAAACTTTCTGTCAAGCAGTGGTTTTAAAAATGATCAGTCATGCAGTCTTGCAATTAGTATTATTACTGTGTCAAGAGATAGAAATCTGACGGAAGCAGACAAACCACATTACATTATACAGTCAGTGGCAGCGTTTCTCAGGGTAATCCAACAGTCAGGTATAGATGATATCCGTATACACTTTAGCGTTTGTAATGTCGACATTAATCCAGAAAGTCACACCGATATGAGGGATATTCCGAAATGGATCACCGTTTATCAACGTAATGCAAAGCCAGGAAGCAAATACAAATCCTTCTTTGAGAAAGAGAAGGAagattacatattttgtttacaaaaaggTTTGGAGCAGAACACGTCATATATGTTGGTAACCGAAGATGACGCATTGCCTCATTCTGAACTATTAACCGTGATAAAAGAGAagattttaacaaaagaaaagtGTGCTTTTAAACAAAGAAACCTGCAAAATGTGCTTTATATTAAACTCTTTACAAACAATCGTGATACAAATTTTATTAGAACTTGGTATAAACCTACGGCTTTACTAGAATTTGGTATTGACATGAGGGTGTTGTATGAGCTCATTTTACTGTCACTGGTTTTTACCGGAATACTTTTAATAATCtgtaagaaatatacaaaaacacGAATGTCTACTTACAGCAAATTTCTTTTGATTATTTATGTAATATGCGTTCTTACTTTCATAGAGCGCCGGAATATAAGAATGGTTTGGCGGTATATTTTGGGAATCTCTCATGAAATCTCGTCTGCTCCAGCCGGAAGTTTTGTGGCAATGTTATATCCACGCGACGGTGTATACAATACTGTAAGCTATCTCAGTTCAAGCGAATGTAGCAGGGTATATGCGAAGGACCTGGTTCTAAATGATATGGGTAGAGATCATTGGAAACAAGTATTATATATTGAACCAAGTTTATTTACACATATAGGATATAAAAGGTCTAGACACCATACTAGATTTTGA
- the LOC123563576 gene encoding post-GPI attachment to proteins factor 4-like isoform X2 has product MVFQYWRRILTKFTNAKLFVRFYAVTFLIVVPFCSIIKLINDFQQVNAIISENGKRVTESKAVLSDMKPIFDTHGNFLSSSGFKNDQSCSLAISIITVSRDRNLTEADKPHYIIQSVAAFLRVIQQSGIDDIRIHFSVCNVDINPESHTDMRDIPKWITVYQRNAKPGSKYKSFFEKEKEDYIFCLQKGLEQNTSYMLVTEDDALPHSELLTVIKEKILTKEKCAFKQRNLQNVLYIKLFTNNRDTNFIRTWYKPTALLEFGIDMRVLYELILLSLVFTGILLIICKKYTKTRMSTYSKFLLIIYVICVLTFIERRNIRMVWRYILGISHEISSAPAGSFVAMLYPRDGVYNTVSYLSSSECSRVYAKDLVLNDMGRDHWKQVLYIEPSLFTHIGYKRSRHHTRF; this is encoded by the coding sequence gttTTTCAGTATTGGAGGAGGATTCtaacaaaatttacaaatgcCAAATTGTTTGTCAGATTTTATGCTGTGACATTTCTGATAGTTGTTCCATTCTGTAGTATAATTAAACTAATAAACGACTTTCAACAAGTAAACGCTATTATATCCGAAAACGGAAAAAGAGTTACTGAATCAAAAGCAGTTTTATCTGATATGAAGCCAATATTCGACACTCATGGAAACTTTCTGTCAAGCAGTGGTTTTAAAAATGATCAGTCATGCAGTCTTGCAATTAGTATTATTACTGTGTCAAGAGATAGAAATCTGACGGAAGCAGACAAACCACATTACATTATACAGTCAGTGGCAGCGTTTCTCAGGGTAATCCAACAGTCAGGTATAGATGATATCCGTATACACTTTAGCGTTTGTAATGTCGACATTAATCCAGAAAGTCACACCGATATGAGGGATATTCCGAAATGGATCACCGTTTATCAACGTAATGCAAAGCCAGGAAGCAAATACAAATCCTTCTTTGAGAAAGAGAAGGAagattacatattttgtttacaaaaaggTTTGGAGCAGAACACGTCATATATGTTGGTAACCGAAGATGACGCATTGCCTCATTCTGAACTATTAACCGTGATAAAAGAGAagattttaacaaaagaaaagtGTGCTTTTAAACAAAGAAACCTGCAAAATGTGCTTTATATTAAACTCTTTACAAACAATCGTGATACAAATTTTATTAGAACTTGGTATAAACCTACGGCTTTACTAGAATTTGGTATTGACATGAGGGTGTTGTATGAGCTCATTTTACTGTCACTGGTTTTTACCGGAATACTTTTAATAATCtgtaagaaatatacaaaaacacGAATGTCTACTTACAGCAAATTTCTTTTGATTATTTATGTAATATGCGTTCTTACTTTCATAGAGCGCCGGAATATAAGAATGGTTTGGCGGTATATTTTGGGAATCTCTCATGAAATCTCGTCTGCTCCAGCCGGAAGTTTTGTGGCAATGTTATATCCACGCGACGGTGTATACAATACTGTAAGCTATCTCAGTTCAAGCGAATGTAGCAGGGTATATGCGAAGGACCTGGTTCTAAATGATATGGGTAGAGATCATTGGAAACAAGTATTATATATTGAACCAAGTTTATTTACACATATAGGATATAAAAGGTCTAGACACCATACTAGATTTTGA